One Oncorhynchus clarkii lewisi isolate Uvic-CL-2024 chromosome 31, UVic_Ocla_1.0, whole genome shotgun sequence DNA segment encodes these proteins:
- the LOC139390827 gene encoding transforming growth factor beta-3 proprotein-like, whose product MTCMGPPGWCCATRDSGFAPRHCRNRDREVRLDDELLQQQLRGPGSGLAKGQVDFSTKNPHLILTLRPSDRVDNPGKMTRKKRATADTTTCSRNSDVDCCLRSLYIDFRQDLDWKWIHEPKGYKANFCSGSCPYLWSTDNHYNMILLLFNKLNPEASASPCCVPQDLEPLTIVYFMGRTPKVEQLSNMVVKFCRCR is encoded by the exons ATGACCTgtatggggcctcccgggtggtgctgtgccaccagagactctgggttcgcgcccaggcacTGTCGTaaccgcgaccgggaggtcc GTCTGGATGATGAGCTGCTTCAGCAGCAGTTGCGGGGGCCAGGGTCAGGGCTGGCTAAGGGCCAGGTAGATTTTAGTACCAAGAACCCCCACCTCATCCTCACCTTAAGGCCCAGCGACAGGGTCGACAACCCAGGCAAGATGACCCGCAAGAAGAGGGCCACCGCAGACACCACCACCTGCTCCAG GAACTCTGACGTGGACTGCTGTCTGCGATCTCTCTACATCGACTTCCGCCAGGACCTGGACTGGAAGTGGATCCACGAGCCGAAGGGCTACAAGGCCAATTTCTGCTCTGGCAGCTGCCCATACCTCTGGAGCACTGACaaccactacaacatg ATCCTGCTGCTGTTTAACAAGCTGAACCCTGAGGCGTCGGCATCTCCGTGCTGCGTACCTCAGGACCTGGAGCCTCTGACCATTGTTTACTTCATGGGCCGAACGCCCAAGGTAGAGCAGCTCTCCAACATGGTGGTCAAGTTCTGCAGGTGCCGCTGA